One segment of Halococcus hamelinensis 100A6 DNA contains the following:
- a CDS encoding APC family permease translates to MDNKLGWIGGLAVMLGLNIGGALWSKPVAAASIGGPGTAVVTLLGLGVVALAAPGYLALTKFWSASPGHYFYNSRLLLPEHEEVSHFAGWGVLWPSILMSGFVILQVLVIAGASYLNTFFPAVSTQIFTVLLLLITVGVVWFGIQAVGRLEIVLSAFLLIAIGTILALGVLNIDPNQLTPVFPSGPVPTLSVMGVMLTTFISGLYIIDFGGDIEDPGKAFGKILFLNTGAVALIGIGVILVSVGIVPSDQLANRTLRVVTSEYLSPELIVVSAVAAMVAGVTSNIAILSMVTRYMKATANDGILPKWLGEENKHGEPKYVLLIVGAASIVGVFLNIPLNDMIQGSAMGNLTLVTVTCVTASRLPSTRPEVFETGPLSESKYLSRTTVRWFSRIAAVVLGSLVVSIAIESPTGLQWYLLFVSSGVVIYAVQKLRGSVDVDAESVGEAGSVSGSD, encoded by the coding sequence ATGGATAATAAGCTGGGTTGGATCGGCGGTCTAGCTGTAATGCTTGGTTTGAACATTGGTGGCGCTCTCTGGTCAAAACCAGTTGCCGCTGCGTCGATTGGGGGACCGGGGACCGCCGTTGTAACACTGTTGGGTCTGGGGGTTGTCGCATTGGCCGCACCTGGATACCTCGCTCTCACGAAATTCTGGTCAGCGTCTCCAGGTCATTATTTCTACAATTCGAGATTACTATTACCTGAACATGAGGAGGTGAGTCACTTTGCGGGGTGGGGTGTGCTCTGGCCATCGATATTGATGTCCGGGTTTGTGATTCTTCAGGTGCTAGTTATCGCAGGTGCTTCGTATCTGAACACCTTCTTCCCAGCAGTTTCAACGCAGATATTCACCGTTTTGTTACTGCTAATAACAGTCGGTGTTGTCTGGTTCGGGATCCAAGCTGTCGGAAGGCTCGAAATAGTTTTGTCTGCATTTCTCCTTATAGCGATCGGCACGATCCTCGCATTGGGCGTGCTGAACATCGATCCCAACCAACTGACTCCCGTCTTCCCATCGGGCCCGGTTCCAACACTCTCAGTCATGGGCGTCATGCTCACGACGTTCATCTCGGGTCTATATATCATTGACTTCGGTGGTGACATCGAAGACCCTGGGAAGGCATTCGGCAAAATTCTGTTCTTGAATACAGGTGCTGTTGCGTTGATCGGAATCGGCGTCATACTCGTAAGCGTCGGAATCGTCCCTTCCGACCAATTAGCTAACCGAACGCTCCGTGTCGTTACCTCCGAATACCTCAGCCCGGAGCTGATCGTAGTATCCGCAGTTGCGGCGATGGTTGCGGGAGTAACATCAAACATCGCTATTCTTTCGATGGTCACCAGATACATGAAGGCCACAGCCAACGACGGTATCCTTCCAAAGTGGCTGGGTGAGGAGAACAAACACGGCGAACCGAAGTATGTCCTCCTCATTGTTGGAGCCGCCTCCATCGTTGGTGTTTTCCTCAACATCCCTTTGAACGATATGATACAGGGTTCCGCTATGGGGAACCTCACTCTCGTCACAGTTACGTGCGTGACAGCGTCGCGATTACCTTCTACTCGACCCGAGGTCTTCGAAACAGGCCCGCTATCCGAGTCGAAGTACTTGTCGCGGACCACTGTCCGGTGGTTTTCCCGAATAGCGGCAGTAGTACTGGGGTCATTAGTCGTCTCCATAGCAATAGAGAGTCCGACTGGGTTGCAGTGGTACCTGCTCTTCGTCTCGTCCGGAGTTGTTATCTACGCTGTACAGAAACTGCGGGGGAGTGTGGATGTCGATGCGGAGAGCGTCGGGGAAGCAGGATCCGTCTCAGGTAGTGATTGA
- a CDS encoding sulfatase family protein → MPEQPNVLVVLCDQMRRQAMSCAGDPNVSTPNLDRLAGNGVRFTNANSTTPICVPARFSLFTGKHAHTRNAHHHWRMSPAEETFAHRFAEDGYETGYIGKWHLADVGRDRPVPEHSQGGFEYWRGFELKNEPFNTAYYEDGDTKPHSLDGYQTDGLFDLGVEFLDSHGSENEPFCLTISVEPPHPPFTAPEEFLEEWEDKPLELRPNVPYGDSEPPLNIIGEPYSRWGDLEASSAELYERYDYHGETFTEEMRKYYAMVENLDENVGRLIEELEQRGIRDETALVFTSDHGELLGSHGFMAKQHPYEESVGVPLIVSYPNGDIDTGRTIDAPTCLEDLLPTLLGLGSVDCEEEYPGVDLTRIMQDEEETLDRDGVLLEFVREVRPMMPYHDETWRGFRSERYKYTVKGYDNMNPGAFTEWGEPWQLYDLEEDPYEQNNLIDDPDSRDIAQEMHGRLRNAFIEYEDDYALDAAFGYDELNTPDI, encoded by the coding sequence ATGCCTGAGCAACCAAATGTGCTGGTCGTACTGTGCGACCAGATGCGGCGTCAAGCGATGAGTTGTGCGGGAGATCCGAACGTTTCTACACCGAACCTTGACCGCCTTGCAGGAAACGGTGTGAGGTTCACGAACGCTAACTCAACGACCCCGATATGCGTACCAGCACGGTTCTCACTGTTTACGGGCAAACATGCACATACTCGCAACGCACATCACCACTGGCGAATGTCACCCGCGGAAGAGACGTTCGCCCATAGGTTCGCCGAGGATGGATACGAGACCGGCTACATCGGTAAGTGGCATCTCGCGGACGTCGGAAGGGATAGACCGGTACCCGAACACTCTCAGGGAGGATTCGAATACTGGCGGGGATTCGAACTCAAGAATGAGCCGTTTAATACGGCCTACTACGAAGATGGCGATACGAAACCACACTCCCTTGACGGTTATCAGACCGACGGGTTGTTCGACCTCGGTGTTGAATTTCTTGACTCCCATGGATCGGAAAACGAACCGTTCTGTCTCACGATCTCGGTAGAACCTCCACATCCCCCGTTCACTGCTCCTGAGGAATTTCTTGAAGAGTGGGAAGATAAGCCACTGGAACTCAGACCTAACGTACCTTATGGGGACTCTGAACCTCCACTCAATATCATTGGCGAACCGTATTCACGATGGGGCGACTTGGAAGCATCTTCGGCCGAACTGTATGAACGATACGACTACCACGGAGAGACGTTTACCGAGGAGATGCGCAAATACTACGCTATGGTCGAAAATCTCGACGAGAACGTCGGTCGATTAATTGAAGAACTCGAACAACGCGGGATTCGCGACGAAACGGCGCTCGTGTTCACCTCCGACCATGGCGAGCTGCTCGGCTCGCACGGATTCATGGCAAAGCAGCATCCATATGAAGAGTCAGTCGGTGTTCCCCTGATCGTCTCGTACCCGAACGGCGACATAGACACGGGTCGAACGATCGATGCCCCCACATGTCTAGAGGACCTCCTACCGACACTTCTCGGTTTGGGAAGCGTCGACTGTGAGGAGGAGTACCCCGGTGTAGACCTAACACGTATCATGCAAGATGAGGAGGAAACACTCGACCGCGATGGTGTTCTGCTGGAATTCGTTCGCGAGGTCAGGCCGATGATGCCATATCACGACGAAACTTGGCGTGGGTTCCGGAGTGAGAGGTACAAGTACACAGTCAAAGGATACGACAACATGAATCCCGGAGCATTTACTGAGTGGGGGGAACCCTGGCAACTGTACGACCTAGAGGAAGATCCATACGAACAAAACAATTTGATCGACGATCCGGACTCTCGGGACATCGCTCAGGAGATGCACGGCCGACTACGAAATGCATTCATCGAGTACGAGGACGACTATGCGCTTGATGCAGCATTTGGGTATGATGAGCTAAATACACCGGATATTTAG
- a CDS encoding polysaccharide deacetylase family protein translates to MGDIDVAIGVDADCVAGWLGSYGGADSPADLSRGLSAGNEGIPRMLQLFEDEDIDTSWYVPGHTIETFREEIQAVADAGHEIGVHGYSHENPTDLSREQEDEILQLSIDLVEEVTGEKPVGHRASWWEFSENTPDLVEKYDFLYDSSLMEREFEPGYMRKGDSWEPIKYDQDPDTWTTPYEYGEETDVVEIPISWYRDDIPAMLFIKQPLYHAGYKDPEMMYEQYYKRQFDYLYNRRGAGVYTFTIHPDLHGLPHMISHLEDFITYIKGHENADFVTLEEVARKYDDDPSVYEAHGEYI, encoded by the coding sequence ATGGGTGATATCGACGTAGCGATCGGCGTTGACGCGGATTGTGTCGCTGGCTGGCTCGGATCGTACGGGGGTGCGGATTCGCCCGCGGACCTTTCGCGCGGGCTCTCGGCCGGGAACGAAGGCATCCCACGGATGCTCCAGCTTTTCGAAGACGAGGACATCGATACCTCGTGGTACGTGCCCGGGCACACTATCGAGACGTTCCGCGAAGAGATCCAAGCGGTTGCCGATGCCGGTCACGAGATCGGCGTTCACGGCTACTCCCACGAGAACCCGACGGATCTCTCACGCGAGCAGGAAGACGAGATCCTCCAGCTCTCGATCGACCTCGTCGAGGAGGTGACCGGTGAGAAACCGGTCGGTCACCGAGCAAGCTGGTGGGAGTTCAGCGAGAACACGCCGGACCTCGTCGAGAAGTACGACTTCCTCTACGATAGCAGCCTCATGGAACGGGAGTTCGAGCCGGGCTATATGCGGAAAGGCGATAGCTGGGAGCCGATCAAATACGACCAGGACCCCGATACGTGGACGACACCATACGAGTACGGTGAGGAGACGGACGTCGTGGAGATCCCGATCAGTTGGTATCGCGACGACATTCCAGCGATGCTCTTCATCAAACAGCCGCTCTACCATGCTGGGTACAAGGACCCCGAGATGATGTACGAGCAGTACTACAAGCGGCAGTTCGACTACCTCTACAACCGTCGGGGTGCTGGAGTCTACACGTTCACTATCCACCCCGATCTGCATGGCCTGCCGCACATGATTTCCCATCTCGAGGATTTCATCACCTACATCAAAGGCCACGAGAACGCCGACTTCGTCACGCTAGAGGAGGTCGCTCGAAAGTACGACGACGACCCGTCCGTCTACGAAGCGCACGGCGAATATATCTGA
- a CDS encoding SDR family NAD(P)-dependent oxidoreductase: MVVLITGASRGIGRSIAYSLAPDYDIAVNYRTAEEAATGVVDDIESGGGNAIAVSADVSNSEDVESMVANVVDTFGDLDAVVNNAGIVDPDLATDIDDEQWNRVLETNLSGAFYVARAAIPHLEPDGDVVFLSSIGGTGGTVDASYAASKAGLHGLTRSLAREYGGEGLQVNAVAPGPVETGLNDAILEHLEAIEFRGHGNLDTHLPQYACQPEDVAHTVEYVLENEYLQGEIVNVNGGMQFQ, from the coding sequence ATGGTCGTGCTCATCACCGGTGCAAGCCGTGGTATCGGGCGCTCGATAGCGTACTCACTCGCGCCGGACTACGATATCGCGGTCAACTATCGAACCGCTGAGGAAGCCGCCACTGGGGTCGTCGACGACATCGAAAGCGGTGGGGGAAACGCGATCGCGGTGAGTGCCGACGTCAGCAACTCGGAGGACGTCGAATCCATGGTCGCGAACGTCGTCGATACCTTCGGCGATCTCGACGCGGTTGTCAACAACGCTGGCATCGTCGACCCGGACCTCGCAACTGATATCGACGACGAGCAGTGGAATCGCGTCCTTGAAACGAATCTTTCGGGGGCATTCTACGTTGCACGGGCTGCGATCCCGCATCTCGAGCCCGACGGAGACGTCGTATTTCTCTCCAGCATTGGGGGAACCGGCGGGACAGTTGATGCGAGTTACGCGGCGAGTAAGGCCGGTCTTCATGGCCTTACACGATCGCTGGCCCGCGAATACGGTGGGGAAGGCCTCCAAGTCAACGCCGTCGCGCCCGGCCCCGTCGAAACCGGTCTCAATGATGCTATCCTCGAGCATCTGGAGGCGATCGAATTCCGCGGGCACGGGAACCTCGACACCCATCTCCCTCAGTACGCCTGCCAACCGGAAGACGTCGCCCACACTGTCGAGTACGTCTTGGAAAACGAGTACCTCCAAGGCGAGATAGTCAACGTCAACGGTGGAATGCAGTTCCAGTGA
- a CDS encoding asparaginase, with protein sequence MSVPLTILSTGGTIASTSGEAGATPSKSGDDLVAAVPELTSYADIEVVEVVQTPSFDMDSGSLATIAKRIRTTVGNGAEGVIVTHGTDTMEESAYYLDLVLDLDAPVVLTGAQRRPDEVSPDGPSNLLTAVRMASHERFQGTGGVYIAFDEELHAARDVTKRHTSKLSAFVSPEKCPVARSTREGIRVLREPGSRSISVDARRPTATVPMVKTGVGVDAQQVTDALRMDADGIVVEGTGLGNTTSALGDAIADAIEADVPVVITSRCQDGAVAPVYGTAGGGETLRSHGAIEGGDLPAHKARLKLLLLIEALGTDDIDALREAFERGA encoded by the coding sequence ATGTCCGTGCCACTCACCATCCTCAGTACTGGAGGGACGATCGCGAGTACGTCCGGCGAAGCTGGCGCGACGCCGAGCAAAAGCGGTGACGACCTCGTTGCGGCCGTTCCGGAACTCACCTCGTATGCGGACATCGAGGTCGTGGAAGTAGTACAGACGCCCAGCTTCGATATGGATAGCGGGTCCCTCGCGACGATAGCAAAGCGAATTCGAACGACTGTCGGGAACGGAGCGGAAGGGGTCATCGTCACTCACGGGACTGACACGATGGAGGAGTCGGCCTACTACCTCGACCTCGTGCTCGATCTCGACGCGCCAGTCGTCCTCACAGGGGCTCAGCGGCGGCCGGATGAGGTGAGCCCCGATGGACCGAGCAACCTACTCACGGCAGTGCGGATGGCGAGTCACGAGCGATTCCAGGGGACGGGTGGTGTCTATATCGCCTTCGATGAGGAACTCCACGCTGCCCGCGACGTGACGAAACGGCACACGAGCAAGCTCTCGGCGTTCGTTTCACCCGAAAAATGCCCGGTTGCGCGCTCGACTCGTGAGGGGATCCGAGTTCTCCGTGAGCCTGGCAGTCGGTCGATCTCGGTCGACGCGCGCAGGCCGACAGCCACCGTTCCGATGGTGAAGACCGGGGTCGGTGTCGACGCACAGCAGGTAACCGACGCTCTTCGAATGGATGCTGACGGTATCGTCGTCGAAGGAACTGGTCTCGGCAATACGACGAGCGCACTCGGCGATGCCATCGCTGACGCCATCGAAGCGGACGTTCCCGTTGTAATCACCTCTCGGTGTCAGGATGGTGCCGTCGCCCCGGTGTACGGAACGGCCGGCGGCGGCGAGACGCTCCGATCACACGGAGCTATCGAGGGTGGTGACCTCCCGGCACACAAAGCACGCCTGAAGCTACTGTTGCTCATCGAAGCGCTCGGGACCGACGATATCGATGCTCTCCGCGAGGCTTTCGAGAGGGGGGCTTGA
- a CDS encoding sulfatase family protein: MRILYIDIDSLRPDHLGCYGYERDTSPNIDRIAANARRFTNYYVSDAPCLPSRTAYFTGRFGIHTGVVGHANINADIRHRGAARGHSNRGTYRTLPTALRQEGHRTAFISPFPQRHGAWHVIDGFEEWVDTGEFGVERADVVYPHVEKWLEAHASEEDWYLHVNFWDPHTPYDTPEEYGNPFVDEPAPRWLTEDLIEEQYESYGPHSAHDLHHGYLTGDGPDDLERTPNEIANREDFRRWVDGYDVGIRYLDGYIGKMVDLLRAQGVYENTVIVISADHGENQGELNVYGDHQTADDITCRVPLLVRGPGIESGVDNNLYYHLDFSATLVDLIGGDVPSSWDGRSFLPSLTDGETVGRSFLVTSQGAWACQRGVRWNDWLLLRTYHDGWRDFESVELYNLTTDPHEVENVATDNPEVVDHGMALLNRWHGQRRIDAAIGSDGGNPDAPRGLIDPLFEVIRSGGSFYLQGNMEAYTDRLRETGREAHAEKIETYDGITHQVRSEQPR; encoded by the coding sequence ATGCGAATTCTGTACATAGACATCGATTCGCTTCGTCCGGATCACTTGGGTTGTTACGGATACGAGCGTGACACCTCGCCCAACATCGACCGGATCGCAGCGAATGCCCGACGATTCACGAACTACTACGTCTCCGATGCACCATGCCTTCCCTCTCGTACAGCCTACTTTACAGGTCGATTCGGGATCCACACGGGTGTTGTCGGTCACGCCAATATCAACGCAGATATTCGCCATCGCGGTGCCGCACGAGGACACTCGAACCGTGGTACGTATCGAACGCTTCCAACTGCATTACGCCAAGAAGGACACCGGACGGCGTTCATCAGTCCGTTTCCACAGCGCCACGGGGCTTGGCACGTTATCGATGGCTTCGAAGAATGGGTCGATACAGGTGAGTTCGGTGTCGAACGCGCTGACGTCGTCTACCCCCACGTGGAGAAATGGCTGGAAGCGCACGCTTCGGAAGAGGACTGGTACCTCCATGTCAACTTCTGGGACCCGCACACCCCCTACGACACGCCGGAAGAATACGGGAACCCGTTCGTCGACGAGCCTGCCCCGAGATGGCTTACTGAGGATTTGATCGAAGAGCAGTATGAGAGCTACGGCCCTCACAGTGCTCACGACCTGCACCATGGTTACTTGACCGGCGACGGTCCCGACGACCTCGAACGGACACCGAACGAGATCGCGAATCGGGAGGATTTTCGTCGCTGGGTCGATGGATACGATGTCGGTATCCGCTATCTCGACGGCTACATTGGCAAGATGGTTGATCTCCTCCGGGCACAGGGTGTCTACGAGAACACCGTAATCGTGATATCAGCAGACCATGGGGAGAACCAAGGCGAGCTCAACGTGTACGGCGACCATCAGACTGCCGACGATATCACATGTCGGGTTCCCCTGCTCGTCAGGGGACCTGGGATCGAGTCCGGCGTCGACAACAATCTCTACTACCATCTCGACTTCTCGGCGACACTTGTGGACTTGATTGGGGGTGATGTTCCGAGCAGTTGGGATGGCCGTTCGTTCCTTCCATCGCTCACCGACGGCGAGACGGTGGGTCGGAGCTTCCTCGTCACTAGTCAAGGTGCATGGGCGTGCCAGCGCGGCGTCCGGTGGAATGACTGGCTCCTGCTCCGAACATATCATGACGGCTGGCGAGACTTCGAATCCGTCGAACTCTACAACCTCACCACGGACCCACACGAAGTAGAGAACGTTGCTACAGACAATCCGGAAGTGGTTGACCATGGAATGGCGCTGTTAAACCGGTGGCATGGACAACGGAGGATCGACGCAGCAATCGGATCCGACGGTGGGAACCCGGACGCTCCGCGTGGACTTATTGACCCGCTTTTCGAGGTGATTCGTAGTGGCGGGTCGTTCTATCTTCAGGGAAACATGGAGGCGTACACGGATCGTCTACGCGAAACCGGTCGCGAGGCACATGCCGAGAAAATCGAGACCTACGACGGAATCACCCACCAAGTCCGAAGCGAACAGCCCCGCTAG
- a CDS encoding sulfatase-like hydrolase/transferase: MAGNRPNVFLILTDQHQAQALGAVDGSFHTPALDGLAADGARFENAYCTQPQCSPSRSSIVTGQFPHQTGVQALSNWGPHELDTASNSVGRTLQDAGYETLWSGRWDLGVENATELGWKYTRNLDITGTDGTSSLECDRTTATEVSRYLREYDGDTPFFATASFNLPHPPYFEDECFQQYYDREEVSLPTNFNDDLSTKPAFHRERAKAEECDLSEDEYREVAYRYRTMVSRVDAYIGVVLDTLRSEGLYDDTVIVFTADHGDMQAAHGLNKKGVLAYEEILRVPLVVHHPQLDIERNVIPDFVSTAAVPGTIVEAAGESVSQAFTGGSLLPTMERSSPPDDDRVFFEHNVAYWGHHPYRGVRTPDWKLVEYPKDGEGELYDMQTDADELTNRYNDPDYITVREALENTIERWWNATDGDMDDWITEPDLSFSP; encoded by the coding sequence ATGGCAGGAAATAGACCAAACGTTTTCCTCATCCTTACTGACCAGCATCAGGCCCAAGCTCTCGGCGCGGTGGACGGTTCGTTCCACACACCCGCACTCGACGGCCTTGCAGCCGACGGTGCCCGTTTTGAGAACGCCTACTGTACCCAGCCACAATGCTCACCGTCGCGTTCCTCGATCGTCACTGGCCAGTTTCCACATCAAACGGGTGTCCAAGCTCTCTCTAACTGGGGGCCGCATGAACTTGATACAGCATCGAACAGCGTCGGCCGTACACTCCAAGACGCAGGCTACGAAACACTCTGGTCCGGTCGCTGGGATCTCGGTGTTGAGAATGCCACTGAGCTCGGGTGGAAGTACACCCGGAACCTTGACATTACCGGCACTGATGGGACATCGAGCCTCGAATGCGACCGTACAACAGCGACCGAAGTGTCGCGGTATCTACGAGAGTACGACGGTGACACGCCCTTTTTCGCAACGGCGTCCTTCAACCTCCCCCACCCTCCATACTTCGAGGATGAGTGTTTCCAGCAGTACTACGACCGGGAGGAGGTTTCACTCCCGACGAACTTCAACGACGATCTCTCCACGAAACCTGCGTTCCACCGAGAACGCGCGAAAGCCGAAGAATGTGATCTCTCAGAGGATGAGTACCGCGAAGTCGCCTATCGGTACCGAACAATGGTCTCGCGTGTCGACGCTTACATCGGGGTGGTATTGGACACACTTCGCAGCGAAGGACTCTACGACGACACGGTAATCGTGTTCACTGCCGACCATGGCGACATGCAGGCCGCGCATGGTCTCAACAAAAAGGGTGTCCTCGCGTACGAGGAAATCCTCCGTGTACCACTCGTTGTTCATCACCCTCAACTCGACATCGAACGGAACGTGATCCCGGACTTCGTCTCTACCGCCGCCGTCCCAGGAACGATCGTTGAGGCAGCGGGCGAATCAGTTTCACAAGCGTTTACCGGTGGAAGTCTGCTGCCAACGATGGAGCGCTCTTCGCCGCCCGACGATGATCGGGTTTTCTTCGAGCACAACGTCGCCTACTGGGGGCATCACCCCTACCGGGGGGTCCGTACCCCAGATTGGAAGCTCGTAGAGTATCCGAAAGATGGCGAGGGTGAGCTCTATGATATGCAAACGGATGCTGACGAACTAACGAATCGATACAACGACCCCGACTACATAACGGTCAGGGAGGCGCTCGAAAATACCATCGAGAGGTGGTGGAATGCGACTGACGGCGACATGGATGATTGGATTACTGAGCCGGACCTATCGTTCAGTCCCTGA
- a CDS encoding sulfatase-like hydrolase/transferase, protein MKSNQPTNILWISLEDTSPRFGCYGDELAETPTIDELASGGRRYTNACSTAGVCAPSRAAVITGRYQTTIGAHHMRTKHTNEDTPRIPTPYSAVPPHFVTAFPEYLRAAGYYCTNNEKTDYQFDNQGDDPHDFQPPASIWDECNEDAHWRNRPDDDQPFFAVFNPTRTHESGMWEDALLSVGGEPETDPDRVTVPPYLPDSDGVRESIARQYDNITRSDEEIGCLLSQLEEDGLAENTAVFVWSDHGEGLPRAKRSLYESGVNVPLIVRWPGEVEGGEQSDRLVSLVDLGPTVLSIAGIDIPQWMHGRPFLGQAERESRNYVMAARDRIDESYDMVRSIRNHRYKYIRNYDQSNPPLVWVPFRARGDAMRDLLRLHAEGKLPERQARLLSGGRPGEELYDLHNDPHEIENLADDTDHLDVLAGLRTAMDEWRKRCGDEGMVDESRMVERMWPDGEQPTTATPTFVPNAPENPMTEATPDGDTFTAPATLTLHCDTQGASIVHTTDGGSESRWKLYNDVISLPTGETTVQAKAIRYGYRESSVRSATFTVTD, encoded by the coding sequence ATGAAGTCGAATCAACCAACAAACATTCTCTGGATATCACTCGAAGACACGAGTCCACGGTTTGGGTGCTACGGCGACGAGCTGGCGGAGACGCCAACCATTGACGAACTTGCGAGCGGCGGCCGGCGCTATACCAATGCATGTAGCACAGCGGGTGTCTGCGCTCCGTCCCGTGCCGCGGTGATCACTGGCCGATATCAAACAACGATAGGCGCTCATCACATGCGGACGAAACATACGAACGAGGACACGCCAAGAATCCCGACGCCGTACTCCGCCGTTCCACCCCACTTCGTCACTGCGTTCCCCGAGTATCTCCGCGCGGCGGGTTACTACTGTACGAACAACGAGAAGACCGACTACCAGTTCGATAATCAGGGCGACGATCCCCACGACTTCCAACCGCCGGCGTCGATTTGGGACGAATGCAACGAGGACGCTCACTGGCGGAATCGCCCGGATGACGACCAACCGTTCTTCGCCGTGTTTAATCCCACACGAACGCATGAGAGCGGGATGTGGGAGGACGCACTTCTGAGTGTTGGCGGCGAGCCGGAGACGGATCCTGACCGAGTAACAGTCCCACCATACCTCCCGGATTCCGACGGAGTTAGGGAGTCGATTGCCCGACAGTACGACAACATCACGCGGTCGGATGAGGAGATCGGTTGCCTTCTTTCCCAACTGGAGGAGGACGGTCTCGCGGAGAATACAGCCGTGTTTGTTTGGAGCGACCATGGGGAAGGACTCCCGCGCGCGAAGCGAAGTCTTTACGAATCAGGGGTGAACGTCCCGCTGATCGTTCGCTGGCCAGGTGAGGTTGAGGGCGGGGAGCAGAGCGACCGCCTCGTTAGCCTCGTTGACTTGGGTCCGACCGTGCTGTCGATCGCTGGGATCGACATACCCCAGTGGATGCATGGTCGTCCGTTCTTGGGGCAGGCAGAGCGTGAGTCACGCAACTACGTGATGGCCGCGCGCGACCGTATCGACGAGAGCTACGACATGGTCCGCTCAATACGGAACCATCGCTACAAGTATATCAGGAACTACGACCAGTCGAACCCACCGTTAGTATGGGTGCCGTTCCGCGCCCGAGGGGATGCGATGCGAGACCTGCTCCGTCTCCACGCGGAAGGCAAGCTGCCGGAGCGTCAGGCTCGTCTCCTCTCCGGCGGACGACCCGGAGAGGAGCTCTACGATCTCCACAACGACCCGCATGAAATCGAGAATTTGGCTGATGACACCGACCACCTCGATGTGCTCGCGGGACTCCGTACCGCGATGGACGAGTGGCGCAAGCGATGCGGCGACGAGGGTATGGTCGACGAATCACGGATGGTCGAACGGATGTGGCCGGATGGCGAGCAGCCGACAACGGCTACTCCAACGTTCGTGCCGAACGCACCGGAGAACCCCATGACGGAAGCGACGCCGGACGGAGATACGTTCACCGCGCCGGCAACGCTGACGCTTCACTGCGACACGCAGGGAGCTTCGATAGTCCATACTACTGACGGCGGATCGGAATCGCGATGGAAACTCTACAACGACGTTATCTCACTTCCAACCGGTGAGACGACAGTGCAGGCGAAAGCGATTCGATACGGCTACCGTGAGAGCAGTGTTCGCAGTGCGACATTCACTGTCACCGACTGA